From Streptomyces sp. NBC_00683, one genomic window encodes:
- a CDS encoding winged helix-turn-helix domain-containing protein, which translates to MQALPAYLRIASHLAQEIGAGRLPQGEKIGPERALAGQYGVNRGTVRAALHHLRQQRLVVTDSRGTRVAAREQHGSATGGESMEPELVEAAFPGVELARGLLHVVPIPQSVVPVLGLEPRSPVLVYRSLSTSGCGDRGWDTTTYFTPATVAEVPQLARYVSRIPVANPDLRLLRHWMEEAGLAVAVNESITFTRPEPHEPERQALTVAVRRRLSDQNKRLLALTDIEFSQEWRRITLHHASATRPHVGM; encoded by the coding sequence GTGCAGGCGTTGCCCGCCTACTTACGCATCGCGTCCCACCTCGCCCAAGAGATAGGGGCCGGTCGATTGCCGCAAGGAGAGAAGATCGGTCCAGAGCGTGCCCTGGCCGGGCAGTATGGAGTCAACCGCGGAACAGTACGCGCCGCGCTGCATCATCTGCGTCAGCAGCGCCTGGTCGTGACCGACTCCCGCGGCACCCGTGTGGCAGCTCGGGAGCAGCACGGATCTGCCACCGGCGGAGAGTCGATGGAGCCCGAATTGGTTGAGGCTGCGTTCCCTGGAGTCGAACTGGCCCGGGGGTTGCTCCACGTCGTCCCGATTCCGCAGTCCGTGGTTCCAGTCCTCGGGCTGGAGCCCAGAAGCCCGGTGCTCGTCTACCGGTCCCTGTCCACGAGCGGCTGCGGAGATCGTGGATGGGACACCACCACCTACTTCACTCCAGCGACAGTTGCGGAGGTCCCTCAACTGGCCCGCTATGTTTCGCGCATACCTGTCGCCAACCCCGACCTCAGGCTGCTCCGTCACTGGATGGAGGAGGCGGGTCTCGCCGTGGCGGTCAACGAGTCGATCACCTTCACACGGCCTGAACCGCACGAACCCGAGCGCCAAGCGCTGACCGTGGCCGTCCGCCGCCGGCTGTCGGACCAGAACAAACGACTGCTTGCTCTCACGGACATCGAGTTCTCACAGGAATGGAGGAGAATCACGCTCCATCATGCCTCCGCTACCCGTCCGCACGTGGGAATGTGA
- a CDS encoding ferredoxin reductase family protein, translating to MSPHGLKAALGGGAAGVVALWAAQVEPSARLDALLATAAHLTGLLAGYGVLVMLLLMARVPAIEHGVGADRLARYHGRGGRHVLTLCLAHMVLALCGYAAHTGTDLFSAVRDLLGYDGIAAAALGTALLAVIGVTSARAVRGRISHETWRAVHLLTYLVAALAFAHQLVGPDIAGSVLAVWVWSMLHATVAVLLLWYRGVVPALQALRHSLRVLEVRREGPDVVSVVMQGIGLDELQAESGQFFRWRFLQRRLWRTALPFSLSAPVRDDTLRITVKAIGDHTRRIRRLKPGTRVLATGPFGAMTAHRRTRHKVLLIAGGVGITPMRALFETLPGGPGDITLLYRANNAAQLVLREELEAIARTRQAGLHYLLGPSDASFDPLAPQALRTLFPDLAEYDVYVCGPPGMADAATAALTRAGVPAERIHSENFIY from the coding sequence GTGTCGCCACACGGTCTGAAGGCGGCGCTCGGCGGCGGTGCCGCAGGCGTCGTCGCTCTCTGGGCCGCCCAAGTAGAGCCCTCGGCGCGGCTCGACGCGCTCTTGGCGACCGCCGCCCATCTGACCGGTCTGCTCGCCGGTTACGGCGTGCTCGTCATGCTGCTGCTCATGGCGCGCGTGCCCGCGATCGAACACGGCGTCGGAGCCGACCGGCTCGCGCGGTACCACGGGCGCGGCGGACGGCATGTCCTCACACTGTGCCTGGCGCACATGGTCCTCGCGCTGTGCGGATACGCCGCCCACACCGGCACCGACCTCTTCTCCGCCGTGAGGGACCTGCTCGGATACGACGGGATCGCTGCCGCCGCTCTCGGCACCGCGCTCCTGGCCGTCATCGGCGTCACCTCCGCGCGTGCCGTACGCGGGCGCATCTCGCACGAGACCTGGCGGGCCGTGCATCTGCTCACCTATCTGGTGGCCGCTCTTGCCTTCGCCCATCAGCTCGTGGGGCCCGACATCGCGGGCAGTGTCCTTGCTGTCTGGGTGTGGTCGATGCTGCACGCCACCGTCGCGGTGCTGCTGCTCTGGTACCGGGGCGTCGTGCCCGCGCTCCAGGCGCTGCGCCACAGCCTGCGCGTCCTCGAGGTTCGCCGTGAGGGCCCGGATGTCGTCTCCGTCGTCATGCAGGGCATCGGCCTGGACGAACTCCAGGCCGAATCCGGCCAGTTCTTCCGCTGGCGCTTCCTCCAGCGCAGGCTCTGGCGCACCGCGCTGCCCTTCTCACTCTCCGCGCCCGTCCGCGACGACACCCTGCGGATCACAGTCAAGGCGATCGGCGACCACACCCGGCGGATACGGCGGCTGAAGCCGGGCACCCGGGTGCTGGCCACCGGTCCGTTCGGGGCGATGACCGCCCACCGCCGTACGCGGCACAAGGTGCTGCTCATCGCGGGCGGTGTAGGCATCACGCCGATGCGGGCACTGTTCGAGACGCTGCCGGGCGGCCCCGGCGACATCACGCTCCTCTACCGTGCGAACAACGCAGCCCAACTGGTCCTGCGCGAGGAGCTGGAGGCCATCGCCCGCACCCGGCAGGCCGGGCTCCACTATCTGCTCGGGCCCTCCGACGCCTCCTTCGACCCGCTCGCGCCGCAGGCGCTGCGCACTCTGTTCCCCGACCTCGCCGAATACGACGTGTATGTGTGCGGGCCGCCGGGCATGGCGGACGCCGCGACCGCCGCGCTCACCAGGGCGGGCGTTCCCGCCGAGCGCATCCACTCCGAGAACTTCATCTACTAG
- a CDS encoding alkaline phosphatase family protein: MVSAIAVALLAASTQLSAPAMAAASPDKVLVIGLDGVNLDRVKAADAPHLKRLMAEGLTAESKLYAPPMAATSSGPGWSTIATGVWPDKHGVKDNSFTGKQFGTYPDFLTRMENADPALNTYAAADWEPITSTDQNGPIFSAKVDKRLSLKGDANGYRNEDPKIASAAAAELKNGNPDAAFVYLGEIDATGHGSGAASQAYLDTIARVDALVGQVLTGVTSRPTYSQENWKILVTTDHGHTDGGGHGGSSIKERGTFVIAKGAGIAPGSVRHDVRLVDVAATALKQLGVSTSAVDGTPLDAPDNDAFDALRPQLQARVDETGSPAGVKGFTHTAPSGWSVDNSKMGTGGVTEWRGWAFATDEFWSQAERDQWRELGVRSRDVFAVADSDEWADKSFTGSYDSTLVSPKWTVGGGTSRSLRFQTHYRQETGQKAEVLVSYNGGTPTVVKSFSADSVAQWQNIPLQVPAGATDVQIRFRYSGSNNWYWTVDNVWVA, encoded by the coding sequence ATGGTGTCCGCCATCGCGGTCGCACTGCTCGCAGCATCCACCCAGCTTTCCGCCCCCGCCATGGCAGCGGCGAGCCCCGACAAAGTCCTTGTCATCGGGCTCGACGGAGTCAATCTCGACCGGGTGAAGGCGGCCGACGCGCCCCACCTGAAGCGGCTGATGGCCGAGGGCCTGACGGCGGAGAGCAAGCTCTACGCCCCTCCGATGGCCGCCACCTCTTCGGGACCCGGCTGGTCGACGATCGCCACGGGTGTCTGGCCCGACAAGCACGGAGTGAAGGACAACTCCTTCACGGGCAAGCAGTTCGGCACGTACCCCGACTTCCTGACGCGCATGGAGAACGCCGACCCGGCGCTCAACACCTATGCGGCCGCTGACTGGGAGCCCATCACCTCCACCGACCAGAACGGCCCGATCTTCTCCGCCAAGGTCGACAAGCGGCTGAGCCTCAAGGGCGACGCCAACGGGTACCGCAACGAGGACCCGAAGATCGCCTCCGCAGCAGCCGCGGAGCTGAAGAACGGCAACCCGGACGCGGCGTTCGTCTACCTGGGCGAGATCGACGCGACCGGCCACGGCTCCGGCGCCGCGAGCCAGGCGTACTTGGACACCATCGCCAGGGTCGACGCGCTCGTCGGTCAGGTGCTCACCGGAGTCACATCCCGGCCGACGTACTCCCAGGAGAACTGGAAGATCCTGGTCACCACTGACCACGGCCACACCGACGGCGGCGGCCACGGCGGCTCCAGCATCAAGGAGCGCGGCACCTTCGTCATCGCCAAGGGCGCGGGCATCGCGCCCGGTTCTGTTCGCCATGACGTACGACTGGTGGATGTTGCCGCCACCGCCCTGAAGCAGCTCGGGGTCTCCACGAGCGCGGTGGACGGCACCCCTCTGGACGCCCCGGACAACGACGCCTTCGACGCGCTGCGGCCGCAGCTCCAGGCGCGTGTCGACGAGACCGGCAGCCCGGCCGGCGTGAAGGGCTTCACGCACACCGCGCCGAGCGGCTGGTCGGTCGACAACTCGAAGATGGGCACCGGCGGGGTCACCGAGTGGCGCGGCTGGGCATTCGCCACCGACGAGTTCTGGAGCCAGGCCGAGCGCGACCAGTGGCGTGAGCTGGGCGTCCGCTCGCGTGACGTCTTCGCGGTGGCCGACTCCGACGAGTGGGCCGACAAGTCCTTCACCGGCTCGTACGACTCGACGCTCGTCAGCCCCAAGTGGACAGTCGGGGGCGGCACTTCACGGTCCCTGCGATTCCAGACGCACTACCGCCAGGAGACGGGCCAGAAGGCCGAGGTGCTTGTCTCCTACAACGGCGGAACGCCCACCGTGGTGAAGAGCTTCAGCGCCGACAGCGTCGCCCAGTGGCAGAACATCCCGCTGCAGGTCCCGGCGGGTGCCACCGACGTCCAGATCCGCTTTCGCTATTCGGGCAGCAACAACTGGTACTGGACCGTCGACAACGTCTGGGTCGCCTGA
- a CDS encoding esterase/lipase family protein encodes MSAVLLALAAALLIPPTASAAPPEHAAAARNPVIFVHGYNADPGVWGGLRDEFKADGYTDAELFSWGYDSSNSVNEVLAGEFDSYVDEVLAQSGATKVDVVAHSFGSLVTRWYVKFRGGTSTVDDWVSLGGPNHGTYISWACVIWDQACRDMSPGSYVQDELADGDETPGSVDYATWWSNCDEVINPDSSVLLSGATNNAAGCLDHNELLGDDGVSQGVRAFLAS; translated from the coding sequence ATTTCCGCCGTACTGCTCGCCCTGGCGGCCGCGCTCCTCATCCCGCCCACCGCCTCGGCAGCGCCACCGGAGCATGCCGCAGCCGCCCGGAACCCGGTGATCTTCGTCCACGGCTACAACGCCGACCCTGGCGTGTGGGGCGGCCTGCGCGACGAATTCAAGGCCGACGGATACACCGATGCCGAGCTGTTCTCCTGGGGTTACGACAGCAGCAACTCGGTGAACGAGGTCCTCGCCGGCGAGTTCGACTCGTACGTCGACGAGGTCCTCGCGCAGTCGGGTGCCACGAAGGTCGACGTGGTCGCCCACTCCTTCGGCAGCCTGGTCACCCGCTGGTACGTGAAGTTCCGCGGCGGCACCTCGACGGTCGACGACTGGGTCTCGCTCGGCGGTCCGAACCACGGCACGTACATCTCCTGGGCCTGTGTGATCTGGGACCAGGCATGCCGTGACATGAGCCCGGGATCGTACGTACAGGACGAACTCGCCGACGGTGACGAGACGCCCGGCTCGGTCGACTACGCGACTTGGTGGTCGAACTGCGACGAGGTCATCAACCCGGACAGCAGCGTGCTCCTCAGCGGCGCGACCAACAACGCGGCCGGCTGTCTGGACCACAACGAACTGCTCGGCGACGACGGTGTCTCGCAGGGCGTGCGCGCCTTCCTGGCCTCCTGA
- a CDS encoding cellulose binding domain-containing protein, with product MALPQRPVGPARAGRPRHLARTAAALAATLALLSPFGAAGAASATEQDAPTADVDVRVNTQASLGRLSDTARGVNAAVWDSHMNDPEVAALMKTADVGAMRYPGGSYSDIYHWETHTAPGGYVAPGTGFDAFMGTVRATGAQPILTANYGSGTPEEAAGWVRYANVTKDYDAKYWEIGNEIYGNGHYGSGWEHDDHADKSPREYARQVRAYATAMKAVDPTIKIGAVLTTPGNWPDGVVGDGDPGDWNRTVLSEVTDVIDFVSVHWYAGGSDTTADAALTRLTRLPGELREVRNQIDRYAGADSPSIGIALTEVNTNTGGARLTARPNGLFAADAFMTALENGVFNVDWWNTHNGPGEITTVDGETDYGDMGMLSGGSCTGDVCQPAANTPFHPYYGMKMTSELGTAGDAMVAASSSAQEVSAHAVRRRDGRLSVLLINKNPDAARTVDLEYAGFIPSAATPEVSRYARGDSDITDVTGSGASASQVTVPPYAMLTVTVTPQPGTGPGASAAGAPGTPKLEAVTDSTARLSWEGAAGATRYLVQERDGAHTRLVGETTGTSVTLRNLPPGSTHTVNVLAADAAGRISAPSDPLTFTTGTPPDAACALTFHRDTSWGNGFVTTVSVQNLSDTPITGWTVDWDWPTDGQSVSSGWSATFQQTGRHVRVTAPEGAGPLAPDGASTASFGFVGANDGPNPDPTSFRLNGTVCSGG from the coding sequence ATGGCCTTACCGCAGAGACCCGTCGGGCCGGCCCGCGCCGGTCGCCCCCGTCACCTCGCACGCACCGCCGCCGCTCTGGCGGCCACGCTCGCCCTGCTGTCCCCGTTCGGCGCCGCCGGTGCCGCGTCCGCCACCGAGCAGGATGCGCCGACCGCGGACGTCGATGTCCGGGTCAACACGCAGGCGTCGCTCGGCCGGCTGTCCGACACCGCCCGTGGCGTCAACGCCGCTGTCTGGGACTCGCACATGAACGACCCGGAAGTGGCCGCCCTCATGAAGACGGCCGACGTCGGGGCGATGCGCTACCCGGGAGGTTCGTACTCCGACATCTACCACTGGGAGACGCACACCGCGCCCGGCGGGTACGTCGCCCCCGGCACCGGCTTCGACGCCTTCATGGGCACGGTCCGGGCCACCGGGGCGCAGCCGATCCTGACCGCCAACTACGGCTCCGGCACGCCCGAGGAGGCGGCCGGCTGGGTCCGGTACGCGAACGTCACCAAGGACTACGACGCGAAGTACTGGGAGATCGGCAACGAGATCTACGGCAACGGCCACTACGGCAGCGGCTGGGAGCACGACGATCACGCGGACAAGAGCCCCCGGGAGTACGCCCGTCAGGTCCGCGCCTACGCCACCGCCATGAAGGCCGTCGACCCGACCATCAAGATCGGCGCCGTCCTCACCACCCCGGGCAACTGGCCTGACGGCGTCGTCGGCGACGGCGATCCGGGCGACTGGAACCGCACCGTGCTCTCCGAAGTCACCGACGTCATCGACTTCGTGAGCGTCCACTGGTACGCGGGTGGTTCCGACACCACCGCCGACGCCGCCCTGACGCGGCTGACCCGGCTGCCCGGCGAACTGCGGGAGGTGCGCAACCAGATCGACCGGTACGCGGGCGCCGACTCCCCGAGCATCGGCATCGCCCTCACCGAGGTCAACACCAACACCGGCGGAGCCAGGCTCACCGCCCGTCCCAACGGTCTGTTCGCCGCCGATGCCTTCATGACGGCTCTGGAGAACGGCGTGTTCAACGTCGACTGGTGGAACACCCACAACGGCCCGGGCGAGATCACCACCGTCGACGGCGAAACCGACTACGGCGACATGGGCATGCTGTCCGGCGGTTCCTGCACGGGTGACGTCTGCCAACCGGCGGCGAACACGCCGTTCCACCCCTACTACGGCATGAAGATGACCAGCGAACTGGGCACCGCCGGCGACGCCATGGTCGCCGCCTCGTCCTCCGCGCAGGAAGTCTCCGCGCACGCCGTGCGCCGTCGCGACGGGCGCCTGAGCGTCCTGCTCATCAACAAGAACCCCGACGCAGCACGGACGGTGGACCTCGAATACGCGGGCTTCATCCCGTCCGCCGCCACACCCGAGGTCAGCCGCTACGCCCGTGGCGACAGCGACATCACCGATGTCACCGGCAGTGGGGCGTCCGCCTCCCAGGTCACCGTGCCGCCGTACGCGATGCTCACCGTCACCGTCACCCCGCAGCCGGGCACCGGGCCCGGGGCCTCGGCCGCCGGTGCTCCGGGCACCCCGAAGCTGGAGGCGGTGACCGACTCCACCGCGCGCCTGTCGTGGGAGGGGGCGGCCGGTGCGACCCGCTACCTGGTCCAGGAGCGGGACGGCGCGCACACCCGGCTGGTCGGGGAGACCACCGGCACGTCCGTGACCCTGCGGAATCTGCCGCCGGGCAGCACCCACACGGTCAACGTGCTGGCGGCCGACGCCGCGGGACGGATATCCGCCCCGTCCGATCCGCTGACCTTCACCACCGGCACCCCACCGGACGCCGCCTGCGCGCTGACCTTCCACCGCGACACGAGCTGGGGCAACGGCTTCGTGACCACGGTCAGCGTTCAGAACCTCTCGGACACCCCGATCACCGGCTGGACCGTGGACTGGGACTGGCCGACCGACGGCCAGTCGGTGTCCTCCGGCTGGAGCGCCACGTTCCAGCAGACCGGTCGGCACGTACGTGTGACCGCGCCCGAGGGCGCCGGGCCGCTGGCCCCGGACGGCGCGTCGACTGCCTCCTTCGGCTTCGTCGGCGCCAACGACGGCCCCAACCCCGATCCGACGAGCTTCCGGCTCAACGGCACTGTCTGCTCAGGCGGTTGA
- a CDS encoding lytic polysaccharide monooxygenase auxiliary activity family 9 protein, producing the protein MTRRRKQLASLATVLATLLSGLALTLLGQGDAQAHGVTMTPGSRTYLCMLDAKTSTGALDPTNPACRAALNESGATALYNWFAVLDSNAGGRGAGYVPDGKLCSAGDRSPYNFTGYNAPRGDWPRTHLTSGNTIQVKHSNWAAHPGSFRVYLSKPGYSPTTELGWDDLELIDAVTNPPQTGSPGADGGHYYWDLNLPSGRSGDAVMFIQWVRSDSQENFFSCSDIVFDGGNGEVTGIRGSGTTPTPTPTPTPTPTPTPTPTPDPTPTPTPTPTPTDPHSGCMAVYSVTNSWSGGFQGSVEVMNHGTTPREGWAVKWTPGAGAKVSSVWNGALTTGSDGSLTVKNLDYNRTIPPDGSVTFGFTATSTGNDFPIGSIVCVNP; encoded by the coding sequence ATGACTCGACGCAGGAAACAACTTGCCTCCCTGGCAACGGTGCTCGCGACGCTGCTCAGCGGGTTAGCCCTGACGCTCCTCGGCCAGGGCGACGCGCAGGCGCACGGCGTGACGATGACGCCGGGGTCGCGTACCTACCTCTGCATGCTGGACGCCAAGACCAGCACCGGCGCCCTGGACCCGACCAACCCGGCGTGCAGGGCCGCGCTCAACGAGAGCGGTGCGACCGCGCTGTACAACTGGTTCGCCGTGCTCGACTCCAACGCCGGTGGGCGAGGAGCGGGTTACGTCCCGGACGGAAAGCTGTGCAGCGCCGGCGACCGGTCGCCGTACAACTTCACCGGATACAACGCCCCCCGCGGCGACTGGCCTCGGACGCACCTGACGTCCGGGAACACGATCCAGGTCAAGCACAGCAACTGGGCAGCGCACCCGGGCTCGTTCCGGGTGTACCTGTCCAAGCCCGGCTACTCACCCACCACCGAACTGGGCTGGGACGACCTGGAGCTGATCGATGCCGTCACCAACCCGCCGCAGACCGGCTCGCCGGGCGCGGACGGCGGCCACTACTACTGGGACCTGAACCTGCCCTCGGGCCGCTCGGGCGACGCGGTGATGTTCATCCAGTGGGTTCGCTCGGACAGCCAGGAGAACTTCTTCTCCTGCTCCGACATCGTCTTCGACGGTGGCAACGGCGAAGTCACCGGCATCCGCGGCTCAGGCACCACGCCGACGCCTACTCCGACTCCGACTCCGACTCCGACGCCGACGCCGACACCGACTCCGGACCCCACGCCCACACCTACGCCTACTCCTACACCCACCGACCCGCACTCCGGCTGCATGGCCGTCTACAGCGTGACCAACTCGTGGAGCGGCGGATTCCAGGGTTCCGTCGAGGTCATGAACCACGGCACGACGCCGCGTGAGGGCTGGGCGGTGAAGTGGACACCGGGCGCGGGCGCCAAGGTCAGCAGCGTGTGGAACGGTGCGCTGACCACGGGGTCCGATGGTTCGCTCACGGTCAAGAATCTCGACTACAACCGGACCATCCCGCCGGACGGCAGCGTCACCTTCGGGTTCACGGCGACATCGACCGGCAACGACTTCCCGATCGGCTCGATCGTCTGCGTCAACCCGTAG
- a CDS encoding potassium-transporting ATPase subunit C, with the protein MTNTSVSNTVRLFGAGLRALLVLTLVCGVIYPLAVTAVAQALFHDRANGSEIKDRSGSVVGSSLIGQTYNLPKRNPDDAEEAARPDLKWFQPRPSNGLGSNSVNTKYSLILSGATNRSGDNEDLITWVTDAKAAVVKDNSTASYKVKPADVPADAVTSSGSGLDPDVSPAYAKLQVHRVAEKNDLPVKEVEGLVADHTTGRLLGFMGEPRVNVLELNTALRDLIQG; encoded by the coding sequence ATGACCAACACCTCCGTCAGCAACACCGTTCGCCTGTTCGGGGCCGGGCTGAGGGCCCTGCTCGTCCTCACTCTGGTGTGCGGGGTGATCTACCCGCTCGCCGTCACCGCCGTCGCCCAGGCCCTGTTCCACGACCGGGCCAACGGCTCCGAGATCAAGGACAGGAGCGGCAGCGTGGTCGGCTCCTCCCTCATCGGCCAGACGTACAACCTGCCGAAGCGGAACCCCGACGATGCCGAGGAGGCCGCACGACCGGACCTGAAGTGGTTCCAGCCGCGCCCCTCCAACGGCCTGGGCAGCAACAGCGTCAACACGAAGTACTCCCTGATCCTCTCCGGCGCCACCAACCGCTCCGGCGACAACGAGGACCTGATCACGTGGGTGACGGACGCCAAGGCGGCCGTGGTCAAGGACAACTCCACGGCCTCGTACAAGGTGAAGCCCGCTGACGTACCGGCAGACGCCGTCACCTCCTCCGGCTCCGGTCTGGACCCGGACGTCTCTCCCGCGTACGCGAAACTCCAGGTCCACCGGGTCGCGGAGAAGAACGACCTTCCCGTCAAGGAGGTCGAGGGCCTCGTCGCCGATCACACGACGGGCCGGCTCCTGGGCTTCATGGGCGAGCCCCGGGTGAACGTACTCGAACTGAACACCGCGCTCCGGGACCTGATCCAGGGCTGA
- the kdpB gene encoding potassium-transporting ATPase subunit KdpB, translating into MSTVIPTHAPHGDPPPSGNHAVTDRVGSGLFDPKQLLKSFPDAVRKLDPRVMIKSPIMFVVLVGSVVTTVLAVLDPTDWFGWAIAGWLWLTTVFANLAEAVAEGRGKAQADTLRKAKTGTVARRVVGSDEERVAGTELRIGDLVVCEAGDTVPGDGDVVEGVASVDESAITGESAPVIRESGGDRSAVTGGTKVLSDRIVIRITTKPGETFIDRMISLVEGAARQKTPNEIALNILLASLTIVFLLAVVTLKPFAIYAGADDQTSMIVLAALLVCLIPTTIGALLSAIGIAGMDRLVQRNVLAMSGRAVEAAGDVSTLLLDKTGTITLGNRQAAEFLAVEGVTEGELADAAQLSSLADETPEGRSIVVLAKETYGLRERDQGELADAEWVAFTAQTRMSGVDLEGRKVRKGATGSVVAWVKERGGVVAEDAQVLTDGISQAGGTPLLVAVEDAHGPLILGVIHLKDVVKEGMRERFDELRRMGIRTVMITGDNPLTAKAIAEEAGVDDFLAEATPEDKMALIKREQAGGKLVAMTGDGTNDAPALAQADVGVAMNTGTSAAKEAGNMVDLDSNPTKLIEIVGIGKQLLITRGALTTFSIANDVAKYFAIIPAMFAVAYPSLDKLNVMGLASPESAILSAVIFNALIIVALVPLALKGVRYRPASADRMLRRNLGIYGLGGLVAPFIGIKIIDLLISLIPGIG; encoded by the coding sequence ATGAGCACCGTCATCCCCACTCACGCTCCGCACGGAGACCCGCCGCCCTCCGGCAACCATGCGGTCACCGACCGCGTCGGCAGCGGCCTCTTCGACCCGAAGCAACTGCTGAAGTCCTTCCCGGACGCGGTTCGCAAGCTCGACCCGCGCGTGATGATCAAGTCGCCCATCATGTTCGTCGTCCTGGTCGGCTCGGTGGTCACCACCGTGCTCGCGGTGCTGGACCCGACCGACTGGTTCGGCTGGGCCATCGCCGGCTGGCTCTGGCTGACCACCGTCTTCGCGAACCTCGCGGAAGCGGTCGCCGAGGGCCGGGGCAAGGCCCAGGCCGACACCTTGCGCAAGGCCAAGACCGGAACCGTCGCCCGCCGAGTGGTCGGTTCCGACGAGGAGCGGGTCGCAGGGACGGAGCTGCGCATCGGGGACCTGGTGGTCTGCGAGGCCGGCGACACCGTTCCCGGTGACGGCGATGTCGTGGAAGGTGTCGCCTCCGTCGATGAATCCGCGATCACCGGAGAATCGGCCCCGGTCATCCGTGAATCGGGCGGCGACCGCAGCGCGGTGACCGGCGGTACGAAGGTGCTGTCCGACCGCATCGTCATCAGGATCACGACGAAGCCGGGCGAGACATTCATCGACCGGATGATCAGCCTGGTGGAGGGCGCGGCCCGGCAGAAGACCCCCAATGAGATCGCCCTGAACATCCTTCTGGCGTCCCTCACCATCGTCTTCCTGCTGGCCGTGGTCACTTTGAAGCCGTTCGCCATCTACGCGGGCGCCGACGACCAGACCTCGATGATCGTGCTCGCCGCGCTCCTGGTCTGCCTGATCCCGACCACCATCGGCGCGCTGCTCTCCGCGATCGGCATCGCCGGTATGGACCGCCTGGTCCAGCGCAACGTCCTGGCCATGTCGGGGCGCGCTGTGGAAGCGGCGGGCGACGTGTCGACCCTGCTCCTCGACAAGACGGGGACCATCACCCTGGGCAACCGGCAGGCGGCCGAATTCCTGGCGGTCGAAGGCGTGACGGAGGGTGAACTCGCGGATGCCGCGCAGCTGTCCTCGCTCGCCGACGAGACCCCCGAAGGCCGGTCGATCGTCGTCCTGGCCAAGGAGACGTACGGGCTGCGGGAACGGGACCAGGGCGAGCTGGCCGATGCCGAATGGGTCGCGTTCACCGCGCAGACCCGCATGTCGGGCGTCGACCTGGAGGGGCGCAAGGTCCGCAAGGGGGCGACCGGCTCCGTCGTCGCCTGGGTGAAGGAGCGGGGCGGGGTTGTCGCCGAGGACGCACAAGTACTCACGGACGGGATCTCCCAGGCCGGTGGCACGCCGCTGCTGGTGGCTGTGGAAGACGCTCATGGTCCGCTGATCCTCGGAGTCATCCATCTCAAGGACGTGGTGAAGGAGGGCATGCGCGAGCGGTTCGACGAACTGCGCCGCATGGGCATCCGTACGGTCATGATCACCGGCGACAACCCGCTGACCGCGAAGGCGATCGCCGAGGAGGCGGGGGTCGACGACTTCCTGGCCGAGGCGACGCCCGAGGACAAGATGGCCCTCATCAAGCGGGAGCAGGCCGGCGGCAAGCTCGTCGCCATGACGGGTGACGGCACCAACGACGCCCCGGCCCTCGCCCAGGCGGACGTCGGTGTCGCGATGAACACCGGTACCTCGGCCGCCAAGGAGGCCGGGAACATGGTGGACCTGGACTCGAACCCCACCAAGCTCATCGAGATCGTCGGGATCGGCAAACAGCTCCTCATCACCCGCGGCGCCCTCACCACGTTCTCCATCGCCAACGACGTCGCGAAGTACTTCGCGATCATCCCCGCCATGTTCGCCGTGGCGTACCCGTCGCTGGACAAGCTGAACGTCATGGGCCTGGCCTCGCCGGAGTCGGCGATCCTGTCCGCGGTCATCTTCAACGCTCTGATCATCGTCGCCCTGGTACCGCTGGCCCTCAAGGGAGTGCGCTACCGGCCCGCCAGTGCTGACCGGATGCTGCGCCGCAACCTCGGCATCTACGGCCTCGGCGGCCTGGTCGCCCCGTTCATCGGCATCAAGATCATCGACCTGCTCATCTCCCTCATCCCCGGAATCGGCTGA